In Janthinobacterium rivuli, a single genomic region encodes these proteins:
- a CDS encoding DUF748 domain-containing protein, with amino-acid sequence MNTIDNKSVQTKTFRWKRWQRWAVGTGCALAAYSAAGFWLVPYVIKNQLPKFAEKELTRQASIGDVRFNPFTLRLEADQIAFKEAASANNAPLLSIGALAVQLEWKSIVRRAWSLAEIRITAPQAQLTITPDGKFNLAEVLATWQRKHPEKSEGGMPRLVIAHFALEQGKVDWQDQKAGYADNFTPINFTLDNISTLPDANGSYSLSADAARGGKLHWRGTASLSPIRGEGELILNDASLPGLAAYLKAYTRALVTSGKLSARLPYAFSYADGKLEATVKGAGLALRDLALVQSGKSDAFTSLDTLGIAGVNVDLARQKVTVDKINLYGGKVAVRRDSKGEIDVANLMLPGNPAPADTAPAAPAKPGQWKVDLKQLALANVDVSAIDETVSPALQLSAKQLQLQLQLGLQQAPAGMATVIDGANFSLADLAMQRGAQTPFKLQQLGVTEGKIDLAAHTVHVGAVTASGAQIDLARNRLGEFAIAQKLPVFASGKADTAKDAPSAPWSTKIDKVELSKFGARFDDAGTGIKGNLQDARLSLHNVSNDMKQALPFELGVGLREGGLLTANGKFVPGTGAVDAQLNLKQLTLAPVQPLLAQHIKLKLAGGSLSGSGRLTTGGGAPKAPKVRYEGGVDIAGLVLNETDGKRFASWKSVRADKLTASVGPDFVDIPELRVVEPNAQLIIENDRSLNAQRLLVKAPEPATATAPAPAATATPAADAAFPVRVRRVRLQNAKLDFADLSLRPQFAAKIYELNGVVTGLSTKRDARSQIELDGRIDEFGLARVRGQLNPFAPTDNTDLNVVFKNVDMVSASPYTMKFAGYKVAEGKISLDLQYKVRNRQLDGTNQIVLDKLTLGERIDSPDALKLPLELALAILKDSDGRIDLGLPVSGDMNDPQFSYGALIWKAVGNVLTKIVTAPFRALGNLLGISADKLEAIDFDAGSAVLLPPEREKLKQVAQILAKREQLRLAVPGQYSDTDGAALRAQAVRRAIAAKAGIKLEAGEEPGPLNLGERKIRGALRDLYGERFGKAELDKQKKAAESAAPVAASASAAASAPAKIPVFQRLGKLIEGEPQVADTGAFYNGLREQLEAKQPLPADALSKLGTQRSAAILAALQQDGTPAARVSAGAPEKTDAAPGKLVGLKLGLAAQ; translated from the coding sequence GTGAACACAATCGACAACAAAAGCGTGCAGACGAAAACATTTCGCTGGAAACGCTGGCAGCGCTGGGCCGTCGGCACAGGCTGCGCCCTGGCCGCCTACAGCGCGGCCGGCTTCTGGCTGGTGCCCTACGTCATCAAAAACCAGCTGCCTAAATTTGCCGAGAAAGAACTCACGCGCCAGGCCAGCATAGGCGACGTGCGCTTCAACCCGTTTACCTTGCGCCTGGAAGCGGACCAGATCGCGTTCAAGGAAGCGGCTAGCGCAAACAATGCACCGCTACTGTCCATCGGCGCCCTGGCCGTGCAGCTGGAATGGAAATCCATCGTGCGCCGCGCCTGGAGCCTGGCGGAAATCCGTATCACGGCCCCGCAAGCCCAGCTGACGATCACGCCGGACGGCAAGTTCAACCTGGCCGAAGTGCTGGCCACCTGGCAACGCAAGCATCCGGAAAAAAGCGAAGGCGGCATGCCGCGCCTCGTCATCGCCCACTTTGCGCTGGAGCAAGGCAAAGTCGACTGGCAAGACCAGAAGGCCGGCTATGCGGACAACTTCACGCCGATCAACTTTACGCTCGATAATATCTCCACCCTGCCCGACGCCAACGGCAGCTACAGCCTCAGCGCCGACGCGGCGCGCGGCGGCAAGCTGCACTGGCGCGGCACGGCTTCACTGAGCCCGATCCGTGGCGAAGGCGAACTGATACTGAACGACGCTTCCCTGCCCGGCCTGGCGGCCTATTTGAAAGCGTACACGCGCGCGCTAGTGACCAGCGGCAAGCTGTCGGCGCGCCTGCCCTACGCCTTTTCCTATGCCGACGGCAAGCTGGAAGCGACCGTCAAAGGTGCGGGCCTGGCCTTGCGCGACCTGGCGCTGGTACAAAGTGGCAAGAGCGACGCCTTTACGTCGCTGGACACCCTGGGCATCGCCGGCGTGAACGTGGACCTGGCGCGCCAGAAGGTCACCGTGGATAAAATCAATCTGTACGGTGGCAAGGTGGCCGTGCGCCGCGACAGCAAGGGCGAGATCGACGTGGCGAACCTGATGCTGCCGGGTAATCCCGCACCAGCCGACACAGCCCCCGCCGCACCAGCCAAGCCAGGTCAATGGAAAGTGGACTTGAAACAGCTGGCGCTGGCCAATGTGGATGTGTCCGCCATCGATGAAACCGTCTCGCCGGCCCTGCAATTGAGCGCGAAGCAGTTGCAACTGCAGCTGCAGCTGGGCTTGCAGCAAGCGCCAGCGGGCATGGCTACCGTGATCGACGGCGCAAATTTCAGCTTGGCAGATCTGGCCATGCAACGGGGCGCGCAAACGCCGTTCAAGCTGCAGCAACTGGGCGTTACGGAAGGCAAGATCGACCTGGCGGCGCATACCGTGCACGTGGGCGCCGTGACGGCCAGCGGCGCGCAGATCGACCTGGCGCGCAACCGCCTGGGAGAATTCGCGATTGCGCAAAAGCTGCCCGTATTTGCTTCCGGCAAAGCCGACACTGCCAAGGACGCCCCATCCGCGCCCTGGTCCACCAAGATAGACAAGGTAGAACTGAGCAAGTTCGGCGCCCGTTTCGATGATGCGGGCACTGGCATCAAGGGTAACCTGCAGGATGCCCGTTTGTCCCTGCACAACGTCAGCAATGATATGAAACAGGCGCTGCCGTTCGAGCTGGGCGTGGGCCTGCGCGAAGGCGGCTTGCTCACGGCCAACGGCAAGTTCGTGCCGGGCACGGGCGCCGTCGATGCGCAACTGAATTTGAAACAGCTGACCCTGGCCCCTGTGCAACCGTTGCTGGCGCAACATATCAAACTGAAACTGGCGGGCGGCTCGCTTTCCGGCAGCGGCCGACTGACGACGGGCGGCGGCGCGCCGAAAGCGCCGAAAGTGCGCTATGAGGGCGGCGTCGATATCGCCGGCCTCGTGCTCAATGAAACGGATGGCAAACGCTTCGCCTCGTGGAAAAGCGTGCGCGCCGACAAGCTGACGGCCAGCGTGGGTCCCGACTTTGTCGACATCCCCGAACTGCGCGTGGTCGAACCGAACGCCCAGCTGATCATCGAAAACGACCGCAGCCTGAACGCGCAGCGCCTGCTGGTGAAGGCGCCCGAGCCTGCCACGGCCACGGCCCCCGCTCCTGCGGCCACCGCCACGCCGGCGGCCGACGCCGCCTTCCCCGTGCGCGTGCGCCGCGTGCGCCTGCAAAACGCCAAGCTGGACTTTGCCGACCTCAGCTTGCGGCCCCAGTTCGCCGCCAAGATCTATGAACTCAATGGCGTCGTCACGGGCCTGTCCACGAAACGCGATGCGCGCAGCCAGATCGAACTTGATGGCCGCATCGACGAATTCGGCCTGGCCCGCGTGCGCGGCCAGCTCAATCCCTTCGCCCCGACCGACAACACGGACTTGAACGTGGTCTTCAAGAACGTCGACATGGTCTCCGCCTCGCCGTACACGATGAAGTTCGCCGGCTACAAGGTGGCCGAAGGCAAGATTTCGCTGGACTTGCAATACAAGGTGCGCAACCGCCAGCTCGACGGCACCAACCAGATCGTGCTCGACAAACTGACCCTGGGCGAGCGCATCGACAGCCCGGACGCCCTGAAGCTGCCCTTGGAACTGGCGCTGGCCATCCTCAAGGATAGCGACGGGCGCATCGACCTGGGCTTGCCCGTGTCGGGCGACATGAATGACCCGCAATTCAGCTATGGCGCCCTGATCTGGAAAGCCGTGGGCAATGTGCTGACGAAAATCGTCACGGCGCCGTTCCGCGCGCTGGGCAACTTGCTTGGCATCAGCGCCGACAAGCTCGAAGCTATCGACTTCGATGCGGGCAGCGCCGTGCTGCTGCCGCCCGAGCGGGAAAAGCTCAAGCAAGTGGCGCAAATCCTGGCCAAGCGCGAACAGCTGAGGCTGGCCGTGCCGGGCCAGTACAGCGACACGGACGGGGCCGCCCTGCGCGCCCAAGCCGTGCGCCGCGCCATCGCCGCCAAGGCCGGCATCAAGCTGGAAGCGGGCGAGGAACCGGGACCGTTGAACCTGGGCGAACGCAAGATACGGGGAGCCCTGCGCGACCTGTACGGCGAGCGCTTCGGCAAGGCCGAGCTGGACAAGCAGAAAAAGGCGGCGGAATCGGCGGCGCCCGTAGCAGCGTCGGCATCAGCTGCCGCATCGGCTCCGGCAAAAATCCCCGTATTCCAACGCCTGGGCAAGCTGATCGAAGGCGAGCCGCAAGTGGCCGACACGGGCGCCTTCTACAACGGCTTGCGCGAGCAACTGGAAGCCAAGCAACCGCTGCCAGCCGACGCCTTGAGCAAGCTGGGCACCCAGCGCAGCGCGGCGATTCTGGCCGCCCTGCAACAGGACGGCACGCCTGCGGCCAGGGTCAGCGCGGGTGCGCCGGAAAAAACCGATGCCGCGCCGGGCAAGCTGGTGGGACTGAAACTGGGATTGGCAGCGCAATAA
- a CDS encoding TonB-dependent siderophore receptor, translating to MPVVTPRTRLLPVAAALSLAFASHAVLAANAAGGQDEPTAGDEKVMQAVQVTGARAQGLVPLTTEAGSFRGASIMDVPSTVNVITRELLEQQAVSGLYDAVRNTAGVTRQQNGGETWDQLVIRGIAVENRTNYRLNGSLPIMNFSQVPMENKERVEVLKGASALYYGFTSPAGVVNFVTKRAGSQPVTSMGLSLDDRGSAVANVDVARRFGAQQEFGVRVNAAGGTLGSYLDHVGNGNRRFLSTALDWRVTNKLLLKADLEYERRRVTEQAGVALPTAVKGVIRLPRAVDPRQLIGPDWSNFEAQTKNAQLRADYAIADGWALTVEAGHSETARDRRLAIFRLNNAAALATGAGRITGNIQHSVMASDLLRTELAGNFNTGFVAHELTLGASRTDKSQDAIYQSNYTIASQNLYNPVPVTNVVFGPKPTVPTTAALDTRDTGLYALDRMVFSQQWQSVIGVRRSSYQSDQGASHYDVSKTTPMASLIYKATPELSFYASTARGLEEGETGPTGTVNQGVKMAPGVSKQKELGARWLTPGGTLVSAALFDITRPGYYTNAGNVFTSDGEQRYRGLELSTQGKLTRQLSWQTSAQFLDPRFAHINADYNGKAPENASKRTASAFLAYAFDAVPGLSVNGGAYYYSARPVNDLNQAFLGGVSLFSAGARYASRVLDKAVVWQLNVENAAGKRYWAGAGTRLASGAPRAIKLSMKVDL from the coding sequence ATGCCTGTCGTCACTCCTCGTACCCGCTTACTTCCAGTCGCCGCAGCCCTGTCGCTGGCCTTCGCTTCCCACGCCGTGCTGGCGGCCAATGCAGCCGGCGGCCAGGACGAGCCGACGGCTGGCGATGAGAAAGTCATGCAAGCCGTGCAAGTGACGGGCGCCCGCGCGCAAGGACTGGTGCCGCTGACCACGGAGGCGGGAAGTTTCCGTGGCGCCAGCATCATGGACGTGCCGTCGACCGTCAACGTGATCACGCGCGAATTGCTGGAGCAGCAAGCCGTGTCCGGCCTGTACGACGCCGTGCGTAACACGGCCGGCGTGACGCGCCAGCAAAACGGGGGAGAGACGTGGGATCAGCTGGTGATACGCGGCATCGCCGTGGAAAACCGCACGAATTACCGCCTCAACGGTTCCCTGCCCATCATGAACTTCTCGCAAGTACCCATGGAAAACAAGGAGCGGGTGGAAGTGCTGAAGGGCGCCTCGGCCCTGTACTACGGTTTTACGTCGCCAGCCGGCGTCGTCAATTTCGTTACCAAGCGGGCCGGCAGCCAGCCCGTCACGAGCATGGGCTTGAGCCTCGATGACCGTGGCAGTGCCGTGGCGAACGTCGACGTGGCGCGCCGCTTTGGCGCGCAACAGGAATTCGGCGTGCGCGTGAATGCGGCCGGCGGCACCCTGGGTTCCTACCTCGACCATGTCGGCAACGGCAACCGCCGCTTCCTTTCCACGGCACTCGACTGGAGAGTAACGAACAAATTGCTGCTCAAGGCCGACCTGGAATACGAGCGCCGCAGGGTGACGGAGCAGGCGGGCGTGGCCTTGCCCACGGCCGTGAAAGGCGTGATCCGCTTGCCGCGCGCCGTCGATCCACGCCAGTTGATCGGCCCCGACTGGTCGAATTTCGAAGCACAAACGAAAAACGCGCAATTGCGCGCCGACTACGCCATCGCCGATGGCTGGGCCTTGACGGTGGAGGCGGGCCACTCGGAAACGGCGCGCGACCGCCGCCTGGCCATCTTCCGGCTGAACAACGCTGCCGCGCTGGCCACGGGCGCGGGCCGCATCACGGGCAATATCCAGCACAGCGTGATGGCGTCGGACTTGCTGCGCACGGAACTGGCCGGCAATTTTAATACGGGCTTCGTTGCCCACGAACTGACTCTGGGCGCCTCGCGCACGGACAAGTCGCAAGATGCTATCTACCAAAGCAATTACACGATCGCCTCGCAAAACCTGTACAACCCGGTCCCCGTGACGAATGTCGTGTTCGGTCCCAAACCGACGGTGCCGACGACGGCCGCGCTCGACACGCGCGACACGGGCTTGTACGCGCTCGACCGCATGGTTTTCAGCCAGCAATGGCAAAGCGTCATCGGCGTGCGCCGCAGCAGCTATCAAAGCGACCAAGGCGCCAGCCACTACGACGTCAGCAAGACGACGCCGATGGCCTCGTTGATCTACAAGGCCACGCCCGAGCTGTCGTTCTATGCGTCCACGGCGCGGGGGCTGGAAGAGGGCGAGACGGGCCCGACGGGCACCGTCAACCAGGGCGTCAAGATGGCGCCCGGCGTGAGTAAACAAAAGGAACTGGGCGCGCGCTGGCTGACGCCGGGCGGCACTTTGGTTTCCGCCGCCTTGTTCGACATCACGCGCCCCGGCTACTACACGAATGCCGGCAATGTGTTCACGTCGGACGGTGAACAGCGCTACCGTGGCCTGGAACTGTCGACCCAGGGCAAGCTGACGCGTCAGTTGTCGTGGCAGACCTCGGCCCAGTTCCTCGACCCTCGCTTTGCGCACATCAATGCCGACTACAACGGCAAGGCGCCGGAAAACGCGTCGAAACGCACGGCCAGCGCCTTCCTCGCTTACGCGTTTGACGCCGTGCCGGGCCTGTCCGTCAACGGCGGCGCGTATTACTACAGCGCCCGTCCCGTCAACGACCTGAACCAGGCCTTCTTAGGTGGCGTGAGCCTGTTCAGCGCCGGCGCCCGCTATGCGAGCCGCGTGCTGGACAAGGCCGTCGTGTGGCAGCTGAATGTGGAAAATGCGGCCGGCAAGCGCTACTGGGCCGGCGCCGGCACGCGTTTGGCGTCGGGCGCGCCGCGCGCCATCAAGCTGAGCATGAAGGTCGATTTGTAA
- a CDS encoding DUF2946 domain-containing protein, producing MFISKGKASIVLWIACIAIFLATLAPTVSRALTVASGLAVPSLEICSVAGGMNMLPATFNTDAPDTSKGGMRMGDCPCCSMHADTLSMPPTTLVLASGEILTGLLPELFYQSATPLFAWTPVQPRGPPAAF from the coding sequence ATGTTCATCAGCAAAGGCAAGGCCAGCATTGTCCTGTGGATCGCGTGTATCGCCATCTTCCTGGCCACGCTCGCCCCTACGGTGTCGCGCGCGCTGACGGTCGCCAGCGGCCTGGCCGTGCCCAGCCTGGAAATCTGTTCGGTGGCGGGCGGCATGAATATGCTGCCCGCAACATTCAATACCGACGCCCCCGATACCTCCAAGGGCGGCATGCGCATGGGCGATTGCCCGTGCTGCAGCATGCATGCCGACACCTTGTCGATGCCGCCCACGACCCTCGTGCTCGCTTCCGGAGAAATCCTCACGGGCTTGCTGCCCGAGCTGTTCTACCAATCCGCCACACCCCTGTTTGCCTGGACGCCTGTCCAGCCTCGCGGTCCGCCCGCCGCTTTCTGA
- a CDS encoding TonB-dependent receptor translates to MKHLPLLISLAIAMPAVAQTRTEQVLPEMKVIVTAIGDGYRPAADTALMLSSTPGYSVAAGGGVSGLPVVNGFADDRIKIRIDGMELTSACANHMNAPLSYIDPQQVQRIKLIAGVTPVSAGGDSIAGTIEVQSNAPVFAQPGAGLLTQGSFAVSGRSVNNSVATSVNASAASDVLSIGYSGAYTRGHSYEDGHGNKVLASMYESINQSIVLAAKRDGQQLTLRAGVQHIPYQGFPNQYMDMTDNHGQFANLAYKGEFGWGVLDARAYWQQTDHEMGFFSPERKGSMPMITHGRNTGYALMASLPMSAGELRLGQEWHGFRLDDYWPAVPGSMMMGPRTYLNINDGKRDRTVLFGELETRHDARWTSVLGLRGESVRMDAGDVQSYGTNMMNMPDLMAAKAFNARSRSQRDTNIDASAQATFTPDLASSYEFALARKVRSPNLYERYSWGRGSMAMTMTNWFGDGNGYVGDIDLKPETAYTAAFTADWHGGGEEGWFLRVNPYYSKVDNYIDVDVLASFHPYMKMGANGNLLRFANHDAKLYGANVAWQLPLASSARWGRFMATGNAAYTRGKRSDGGDLYRMMPFNALLAVEHKLGAWSSRIETKIVVRKDKVDARRFEPETGGYALVNLRSSVALNKMASLSAGVSNLFNRAYADPLGGVYLSGLKANGGALQALPAEGRSIDLGLQLTF, encoded by the coding sequence ATGAAACATTTACCGTTATTGATTTCCCTCGCCATCGCCATGCCCGCCGTGGCGCAAACGCGCACTGAACAGGTACTGCCTGAAATGAAAGTCATCGTCACGGCCATCGGCGACGGCTACCGTCCCGCCGCCGACACGGCCCTGATGCTCAGCAGCACACCCGGCTACAGCGTGGCGGCAGGCGGCGGCGTATCCGGCTTGCCCGTCGTGAATGGCTTTGCCGATGACCGTATCAAGATCCGCATCGACGGCATGGAACTGACGTCGGCCTGCGCCAATCACATGAATGCGCCGCTGTCGTACATCGATCCGCAGCAGGTGCAGCGCATCAAGTTGATCGCGGGCGTGACACCCGTCAGCGCGGGTGGCGACAGCATCGCCGGCACCATCGAGGTGCAATCGAACGCCCCCGTGTTCGCCCAGCCCGGTGCGGGCCTGCTGACGCAAGGCAGCTTTGCCGTGTCGGGCCGCAGCGTCAACAACAGCGTGGCGACCAGCGTGAACGCCTCGGCCGCCAGCGACGTGCTCAGCATCGGCTACAGCGGCGCTTACACGCGCGGACACAGCTATGAAGACGGTCACGGCAATAAAGTGCTGGCCAGCATGTATGAAAGCATCAACCAGTCCATCGTGCTGGCGGCCAAGCGCGATGGCCAGCAGCTGACCCTGCGCGCCGGCGTGCAGCACATTCCGTATCAGGGCTTCCCCAACCAGTACATGGACATGACGGATAACCATGGCCAGTTCGCCAATCTCGCCTACAAAGGCGAATTCGGCTGGGGCGTGCTCGACGCGCGCGCCTACTGGCAGCAGACGGACCATGAAATGGGCTTTTTCTCGCCCGAGCGCAAGGGTTCGATGCCGATGATTACGCATGGACGCAATACTGGCTATGCGCTGATGGCCAGCCTGCCCATGAGCGCGGGCGAGTTGCGCCTGGGCCAGGAGTGGCATGGCTTCCGCCTCGACGATTACTGGCCGGCCGTGCCCGGTTCCATGATGATGGGGCCGCGCACCTATCTGAACATCAACGATGGCAAGCGCGACCGCACCGTGCTGTTTGGCGAGCTGGAAACGCGCCATGATGCGCGCTGGACGAGCGTGCTGGGCTTGCGCGGCGAATCCGTGCGCATGGATGCGGGCGACGTGCAATCGTACGGCACCAATATGATGAACATGCCGGACCTGATGGCCGCCAAGGCCTTCAATGCGCGCAGCCGCAGCCAGCGCGACACGAATATCGATGCTTCGGCGCAAGCTACCTTCACGCCGGATCTTGCCAGCAGCTATGAATTCGCGCTGGCGCGCAAGGTGCGCTCGCCCAACCTGTACGAGCGCTATTCCTGGGGCCGCGGCTCGATGGCCATGACCATGACCAACTGGTTTGGCGACGGCAACGGCTATGTGGGCGATATCGACCTGAAACCCGAGACGGCTTATACGGCGGCATTCACGGCCGACTGGCATGGCGGCGGCGAGGAGGGCTGGTTCCTGCGCGTCAATCCCTATTACAGCAAGGTCGACAATTACATCGACGTCGACGTGCTGGCGTCTTTCCATCCGTACATGAAAATGGGTGCCAACGGCAACTTGCTGCGCTTTGCCAACCACGACGCCAAGTTGTATGGCGCCAATGTGGCGTGGCAGTTGCCGCTGGCCAGCAGCGCGCGCTGGGGCCGCTTCATGGCGACGGGCAATGCCGCTTACACGCGGGGCAAGCGCAGCGATGGCGGCGACCTGTACCGCATGATGCCGTTCAACGCCTTGCTGGCCGTCGAGCACAAGCTGGGGGCCTGGAGCAGCCGCATCGAAACGAAGATCGTGGTCCGCAAGGACAAGGTCGATGCGCGCCGCTTCGAACCGGAAACGGGCGGCTACGCGCTCGTCAACCTGCGCAGCAGCGTGGCATTGAACAAGATGGCCAGCCTGAGCGCCGGTGTCAGCAACCTGTTCAACCGCGCGTATGCGGACCCGCTCGGTGGCGTGTATCTGTCGGGCTTGAAGGCGAACGGCGGCGCGCTGCAAGCCTTGCCGGCCGAGGGCCGGTCGATTGATCTGGGGCTGCAGCTGACGTTCTAA
- a CDS encoding D-serine ammonia-lyase encodes MLPTSAISALREKFPLITELMALQPLSWFNPAIAPAAEALNDVGLTAADVADASARLARFAPYLARAFPETQASGGIIESPVVPLPAMQAALGLASSMTSGQLWLKQDSHLPISGSIKARGGIYEVLKHAEMLALDAGLLKEGDDYSLLASDAVRAFFGQYAIAVGSTGNLGLSIGIMSARLGFRATVHMSADARQWKKDKLRSHGVTVVEYPTDYSVAVEAGRKQAENDPTCHFVDDENSHDLFLGYAVAGQRLKAQFVTLGVAVDAQHPLFVYLPCGVGGGPGGVAFGLKLAFGDAVHCVFVEPTHSPCMLLGVHTGLHDGISVQEIGIDNLTAADGLAVGRPSGFVGRAMQRLIDGYATVTDEELYRLLATLEQTQGLRLEPSAVAGFAGIQPVLAASQYQPNLAQATHLVWGTGGSMVPQAEMDAYVARGRALLAAGAV; translated from the coding sequence ATGCTGCCCACTTCCGCCATCTCCGCGCTGCGCGAAAAATTTCCCCTGATTACAGAATTGATGGCCTTGCAGCCCTTGAGCTGGTTCAATCCCGCCATCGCACCCGCTGCCGAGGCCTTGAATGACGTGGGCTTGACGGCGGCTGACGTGGCCGACGCCAGCGCACGCCTGGCGCGTTTCGCGCCCTATCTGGCCAGGGCGTTTCCGGAAACGCAGGCCAGCGGCGGCATCATCGAGTCGCCCGTCGTGCCGCTGCCGGCCATGCAGGCGGCGCTGGGTTTGGCATCAAGCATGACGAGCGGTCAGCTGTGGCTCAAGCAGGATAGCCATTTGCCCATTTCCGGCTCGATCAAGGCGCGCGGCGGCATTTATGAAGTGCTGAAACATGCGGAAATGCTGGCGCTCGACGCCGGCTTGCTGAAAGAGGGCGATGATTACAGCCTGCTGGCCAGCGATGCCGTGCGCGCTTTCTTTGGCCAGTATGCGATCGCCGTCGGCTCCACGGGCAATCTGGGCTTGTCGATCGGCATCATGAGCGCGCGCCTGGGCTTTCGCGCCACCGTGCACATGTCGGCCGACGCGCGGCAATGGAAGAAAGATAAATTGCGCAGCCATGGCGTGACCGTCGTCGAATACCCGACCGACTACAGCGTGGCCGTGGAAGCGGGGCGCAAACAGGCGGAAAACGATCCGACTTGCCACTTCGTCGACGATGAAAACTCGCACGATCTGTTCCTCGGCTACGCGGTGGCGGGGCAGCGCCTGAAAGCCCAGTTCGTGACACTTGGTGTCGCGGTCGATGCGCAGCACCCGCTGTTCGTCTACCTGCCGTGCGGCGTGGGTGGCGGTCCCGGCGGCGTGGCCTTCGGCTTGAAGCTGGCCTTTGGCGACGCGGTTCACTGTGTGTTTGTCGAGCCGACCCACTCGCCGTGCATGCTGCTGGGCGTGCACACGGGCTTGCATGATGGCATCAGCGTGCAGGAAATCGGCATCGACAACCTGACGGCCGCCGATGGTCTGGCCGTGGGACGCCCGTCCGGCTTCGTCGGACGCGCCATGCAGCGGCTGATCGACGGCTACGCCACTGTCACGGATGAAGAACTGTACCGCTTGCTGGCGACGCTTGAGCAAACGCAAGGCTTGCGCCTGGAACCGTCCGCCGTGGCCGGTTTCGCCGGCATCCAGCCCGTGCTGGCCGCATCGCAATATCAACCGAATCTGGCCCAGGCCACGCACCTGGTGTGGGGCACGGGCGGCAGTATGGTGCCGCAGGCGGAAATGGACGCCTACGTGGCGCGCGGCCGCGCCTTGCTGGCGGCCGGAGCCGTTTGA
- the dsdC gene encoding DNA-binding transcriptional regulator DsdC, which yields MPAGAPLRATLTASQFANLHTFLVAARHASFALAAQELALTPSAVSHRIARLESSLGLRLFERLTRQVRLTQDGERIFAALQSGWDSLHAALAGGDTLAGSVTVHARPSVAQCWLVPRLAGFAAQYPDVSMDLRVGNDSVDFRAGQVDLALHYGDGSFPGLASRKLMDEWLAPVCSPQYARQHGLLDAPRNLPGATVLHDTLAWPACAPDAEWRLWLNGQAPEVSLPARSLRFDRADLCAQAAIHHAGVAMGRRQLVQPWLDSGQLILPFGGFALAGPQAYYLVHAARTPLPARVQALFDWLLGQAI from the coding sequence ATGCCGGCCGGCGCGCCGCTCAGGGCCACGCTGACGGCCAGCCAGTTCGCCAACCTGCACACCTTTCTTGTGGCGGCGCGCCACGCCAGTTTCGCGCTGGCGGCGCAGGAACTGGCGCTGACGCCCAGCGCCGTCAGCCACCGCATCGCCCGGCTGGAAAGCAGCCTGGGCTTGCGGCTGTTCGAGCGCCTGACGCGCCAGGTCAGGCTGACGCAAGACGGCGAACGCATCTTCGCCGCCCTGCAAAGTGGCTGGGACAGCCTGCACGCGGCCCTGGCCGGCGGCGACACGCTGGCAGGCAGCGTCACCGTGCATGCGCGCCCATCTGTTGCGCAATGCTGGCTGGTGCCGCGGCTGGCAGGCTTCGCTGCGCAATATCCGGACGTGTCGATGGACTTGCGCGTGGGCAATGATAGTGTCGACTTTCGCGCCGGCCAGGTCGACCTGGCCTTGCACTATGGCGACGGCAGCTTTCCCGGCCTGGCCTCGCGCAAGCTGATGGATGAATGGCTGGCGCCCGTCTGCAGCCCGCAATATGCGCGCCAGCACGGCTTGCTGGATGCGCCACGCAACTTGCCCGGCGCGACGGTACTGCACGACACCCTGGCCTGGCCCGCCTGCGCGCCCGATGCCGAGTGGCGTTTGTGGCTAAACGGGCAGGCGCCCGAGGTGAGTTTGCCCGCGCGCAGCCTGCGATTCGACCGCGCCGACCTGTGCGCGCAGGCGGCTATCCACCACGCGGGCGTGGCCATGGGCCGGCGCCAGTTGGTGCAGCCATGGCTGGACAGCGGCCAGCTGATCCTGCCGTTTGGCGGGTTTGCCTTGGCCGGCCCGCAGGCGTATTACCTCGTGCACGCCGCGCGGACACCTCTGCCGGCAAGAGTGCAGGCCTTGTTCGACTGGCTGCTGGGGCAGGCAATTTGA